The region TCCTTCCATGTCGTTAATGGAACGGTCATAGATTTTTTTGTACTCTTCAAGGCTTTTCACGCATGCGCCGGGAAAATCAGCAGGAGGGTTAAAAAGTCTATTTTCTTTGGAGAGACTTTCAATTTTTTGTTCTTCAGTCATAAGATGGCCTCCTGAGGATGTTTTTAATAATGCATTTGGCAGCAGAAAAAATCGTTGCTTGATGTATAGGTTATATACATTTTTTATAACGTATGCACATGCTTTTCGATAAACGGTGGCTGAAAATCACTTAACGGAAGTAAAAACCGTTTGGCGGAAAGTTCGTGCCGTTTACCCGGAAAAGTTACCGTTTGCTGTTCTTGCCGTAATTAGTAAAGATACGATATATCCTTAAAAAAAATACAAAAGGGCCGCCGGAGGCATTCTTTATGAAAGCGCTAGTCATAAATCTTACCCGTTTCGGGGATCTGCTCCAGACCCAGCCGGTAATCACCGCTCTTGTAGAGCAGGGTTACGAAGTCGGTGTCATGTGTCTGAAGAATTTTGCCGGGGCGACCCAATTATTGTGCAATGTCTCGCATACTTTTGCCCTGCCCGGAGCCCCTCTGCTGGCCGCACTGGACCGTGACTGGCGTGAAGCCATCAATTTTTTTGAAACATATTGTACCGAAATAGAAGATTCATTTGATCCCGAGCTTATCGTTAATCTGACTCCTTCCGTATCAGCCCGGCTGTTAACCCTGCGGCTTGGCCGGGAGCGCGAGGTGCGCGGCTTTGCCATGGATGAATTCGGCTTCAATGCGGATACTTCCCGCTGGGCCGGTTTTTTACAGATGGCATCATCAAACCGCGGTTCCAGTCCTTTCAATGTAGTCGATCTTTTCAGTAAAGTTTCCGGTATTGATAACCCCGTGCCGTTTGAGTTGGCTAAGCCATCCCCGGAAATGAAGGCTGCGGCCCTGAAACTGCTGGAAAATACCGCTCCCGGAGCTGTGGGTTTTGTCGGTTTTCAGCCGGGAGCAAGCGAGGATCGCAGACGTTGGCCGGTAGATCATTTCAGGGAACTCGGCCTTAGACTGTGGAAGGAAAAACGACTGGTTCCGGTTCTGCTGGGCACTGAAAATGAAAAAAAGCTGGGAGAACGCATTTTACAGGGCGCCGGATTTCCGGCTGTCAATCTGATGGGGGCAACCTCTTTGCCGGAGCTGGCCGCAGTATTGCGCCGTCTGAATATGCTGGTGACCAATGATACCGGTACAATGCATCTTGCCGCCGGTTCGGGAACCCCGCTTGCAGCTGTATTTCTGGCTACTGCCCAGCCTTGGGACACCGGACCTGCCGCAGAAAACCTGTGCTGTTTTGAACCGGATCTTGATTGCCATCCCTGTGCTTTCGGGCAGGAGTGCGCCTGTGATAACATCTGCCGCCGGGAAGTAGGCGCGGATGTTGTTTTTGACGCGGTGTCATTTTATATTGATAGCGGGAAATGGCCCCGACTTGAGAATAGGGGAGTGCGGGCTTATGTGACCGGTCGTGATGAACTCGGGCTCATCACTCTGGCATCCCTTTCCGGTCATGAACAAAGTGACCGGCATAAGTGGATTGTGCTTCAGCGTGAATTGTTCCGTCGTTTTCTTGACGGAGAGGTTCTTTCCGCGATTACTCCGGACCGGGTGGATTTTTCCGCCGTGCTGCGGGAAAGATTACTCAGCACCCTTGGCGACTGCCGGGATGTGCTTTTTCTCCTCAATAAACAGGCTGCGATATTGCAGGCAGCCCCGGTCGAAGCCATGAAGGTAAAATTTCTAGCTAACCTGCAAAAAATACAGGATATCCTCTCCTCCTGTCCGGAACTTTCCGTGCTGTCATCTATGTGGATGGTAGAATCCCGTGCCCATGAAAGTATGCAGGGCCTTGTAGGGCAGCTGGATCGCTATATGGCATTGGTTGCAGCCATGTCCGCTTCTCTTGAATGAAGATGGCATGACTCTTGAATGAAAAAGGGCGTACCGGACCAACCGGAAAAAATTACGTACCTAATTCAGGAGGAGAGTCATTATGATCGTTATTGATGGAAACAAAACTGATATCGATATCAGAAGCTTTGAAAATCTCGAGCAGGTTTTCGACAAGGTTATGGAATCAGGTCACCTCGACGACCGCATTGTTACCGATGTAAAAGTCAATTCTGAACCTTTCAGCGAAATTTACCCCAACCAGTCGGAAGATATTGAAACTTCCGAAGTCGAAAGTCTCGAAATAACCAGTTCTTCAACTGTTGAAATGGCTTCCGCAATTACCCTCGAACTCTACAAGGTCGTGCATATCATGGCCGGCGGCGGCAAGCAGGTAGCGGAACTTTTCAGACAGGCAGATGATTCCGAAGCCCTTGAACTGTATCAGGATCTTCTTGATGTTGTCAGGGATTTTATTGGAATGGTAGGTGGCCTGCGCGAGCAGTTCTCCCTTAAGCAGAATGAAGAATTTGAACAGGTTGCGGAAGAATTTTCCGGTCTTTTCACTGAAATGACCGAAGTCCTTGAAAACGAGGACTGGATTTTGCTGGCTGATTTACTTGAATATGAATTTTTGCCTTCCGTTGAAAAATGGAAGAATGTTATCTCCGGTATTCGTGAGGAGCTCCGGGAGGTAGCCAAGAGGTAGACTGTTATGGCCGAAACCTTGGAACTTCTGGATCAGGCTCTTGAACTCGGTTACAATGAACTGAGATTTTTAGCGGCAGGTGAGGTGGACGAAGCCTTTGATGCCGCCGAAAAACGAGGTGAACTTACCACTCAGGCTCTGGAAACGAAAGAGAGTGTGAGTTTGGACCAGATTCTGGAAAAGCTTAGCAAGCTTAAGAGACTGCAGGGACAGCTTACCGCTGAAGCCAGAAAGCTTCACGAAGCGCTGCGGCAGGATATCGGGCGGGCTAAGCAGGAAGGTGCCCGCTTCAAGGGGTACGGCAAAGTCGCTCGCGGCACCCCCTTGATAGCCAACCGCTTTATAAACAAGGTTGGATAAAGCGCGAAAGCGAAATATAAGACTGTCCTTTCGCGTAAAGACGGTACATAAATCCCCCGCTGATAGGTTCTCGGCGGGGGATTTTTGGTTTTTATCCTGTTTGAGGTTCAAAAAATTGTCGGCTATATTTTTGTCCAGTCAATGTGCTGTTCATTTTCATCACGCATTTTACCGCTTCCGGTGAATTCAACACCTACCCGGCAGATCCCGTCCATATTTTCCATGGAGCGCACCTTGCCGGTATACCAGTAGGGTTTGAATATTTTC is a window of Maridesulfovibrio sp. DNA encoding:
- a CDS encoding glycosyltransferase family 9 protein yields the protein MKALVINLTRFGDLLQTQPVITALVEQGYEVGVMCLKNFAGATQLLCNVSHTFALPGAPLLAALDRDWREAINFFETYCTEIEDSFDPELIVNLTPSVSARLLTLRLGREREVRGFAMDEFGFNADTSRWAGFLQMASSNRGSSPFNVVDLFSKVSGIDNPVPFELAKPSPEMKAAALKLLENTAPGAVGFVGFQPGASEDRRRWPVDHFRELGLRLWKEKRLVPVLLGTENEKKLGERILQGAGFPAVNLMGATSLPELAAVLRRLNMLVTNDTGTMHLAAGSGTPLAAVFLATAQPWDTGPAAENLCCFEPDLDCHPCAFGQECACDNICRREVGADVVFDAVSFYIDSGKWPRLENRGVRAYVTGRDELGLITLASLSGHEQSDRHKWIVLQRELFRRFLDGEVLSAITPDRVDFSAVLRERLLSTLGDCRDVLFLLNKQAAILQAAPVEAMKVKFLANLQKIQDILSSCPELSVLSSMWMVESRAHESMQGLVGQLDRYMALVAAMSASLE